In a genomic window of Methanomassiliicoccus sp.:
- a CDS encoding cobalt-precorrin-7 (C(5))-methyltransferase codes for MIVIGVGCGPGMMTTDAVARLRAAERVYGSKRALELAGPYIPPHCQVTPLKDYSRLDDLPRDAILLSTGDPMLAGLGHLGEEVIPGISSMQCAFSRLRLPLTKAVVVDAHGKDEGAARQEMLDEVTRGRIPFVLTEPGFDLRALAALMIERGLDCTIVVFENLGYPDEIISFGNPGRLPTISSKLFSLILVKDG; via the coding sequence ATGATCGTGATAGGGGTCGGTTGCGGCCCGGGAATGATGACAACGGATGCCGTGGCCCGCCTCCGTGCCGCCGAACGGGTGTATGGCTCAAAGCGGGCGCTGGAACTCGCCGGCCCGTACATCCCGCCTCACTGCCAGGTCACCCCGCTGAAGGACTACTCCCGTCTGGACGACCTGCCCCGGGACGCCATCTTGCTATCGACCGGCGACCCCATGCTAGCAGGCCTCGGCCATCTAGGGGAGGAGGTCATCCCCGGGATATCCTCGATGCAATGCGCGTTCTCCCGGCTGCGCCTCCCGTTGACCAAGGCGGTGGTAGTGGACGCTCACGGAAAGGACGAGGGGGCCGCCCGGCAGGAGATGCTGGACGAAGTGACCAGGGGGAGAATACCCTTCGTGCTCACCGAGCCGGGGTTCGACCTCAGGGCCCTGGCCGCCTTGATGATCGAGCGGGGCCTCGACTGCACCATCGTTGTCTTCGAGAACCTTGGGTATCCCGATGAGATCATCTCCTTCGGCAATCCCGGGCGCCTGCCTACAATTTCCTCCAAGCTGTTCTCCCTCATACTCGTGAAGGACGGTTGA
- a CDS encoding uroporphyrinogen-III synthase yields the protein MRPKDKLEESILAAREMGFEVVAASPLRIEPNDGPEFDAFLTSARDGKVDVVVLTSSTGVDALVKMMSRRGENVASLLSSSFRIAIGPLTAKAMAARGIAADVIPDEYSSEGIIRQMAKDLAYKRVFLLRSAHGERILFDGLVQAGAEVTEVILYDLVADPKSAEVRYLVEESMAGRVDAFAFSSSLSAAAFIEAAEGIASRHEVIGMLNSRLVGAMGGPTRKRLEQMGVRVQAVPTNATFRDLVAELRTKS from the coding sequence ATGAGGCCGAAGGACAAGTTGGAGGAATCCATCCTCGCGGCCCGGGAGATGGGCTTCGAGGTCGTGGCCGCCTCTCCCCTCCGGATCGAACCGAACGACGGGCCAGAGTTCGATGCTTTCCTGACCTCGGCGAGGGACGGCAAGGTGGACGTCGTCGTGCTGACAAGCTCCACCGGGGTGGACGCTCTGGTCAAGATGATGTCGAGGCGGGGAGAGAACGTGGCATCGCTTCTCTCATCTTCCTTCCGCATCGCCATCGGCCCCCTCACCGCCAAGGCCATGGCGGCCAGGGGCATCGCGGCGGATGTCATTCCTGATGAGTACTCGTCCGAAGGGATCATCCGGCAGATGGCCAAGGACCTGGCGTACAAGCGGGTCTTTCTCCTGCGCTCGGCGCACGGCGAGCGGATCCTCTTCGACGGCCTGGTCCAGGCTGGTGCCGAGGTCACCGAAGTGATCCTCTACGATCTGGTGGCCGATCCCAAGAGCGCGGAGGTTCGTTACCTGGTGGAGGAAAGCATGGCAGGGCGGGTGGACGCTTTCGCTTTCTCCTCATCGCTATCGGCTGCCGCGTTCATCGAGGCGGCGGAGGGGATCGCCTCCCGCCACGAAGTGATAGGAATGCTCAACTCCCGACTAGTGGGAGCCATGGGGGGACCGACGAGGAAGCGGCTGGAGCAGATGGGGGTGCGCGTCCAGGCGGTGCCGACCAACGCCACCTTCCGGGACCTCGTGGCGGAGCTCAGGACCAAGTCCTGA
- the hemC gene encoding hydroxymethylbilane synthase: MIIGTRGSALALAQTTMVVWELGRCSPEVDIEVREIKTIGDRVTDRPLASLGGYGAFTKELDQRIVSGEIDAAVNSLKDMPVDLTPGTELAAVLPRGPVEDILLSRYPLEDLPKGAVVGSSSVRRRSMLLWKRPDLEVRDLRGNVPTRIRKWKDGEYDAIVLARAGLSRLGIEERGFTLDPEVFIPAVGQGAIAVVCAAGSQHLPILRRLDDERTRTEVEAERFVLRALGGGCSVPIGVWASKQGNALRVRGSVVSEAPPERAFVDRTIPLDNLKEGLTAIAEILGPVVGGCDVGR; this comes from the coding sequence ATGATCATCGGCACCCGCGGGAGCGCCCTCGCTCTCGCCCAGACCACCATGGTGGTCTGGGAGCTGGGGAGGTGCAGCCCGGAGGTCGACATCGAGGTCCGGGAGATCAAGACCATCGGGGACAGGGTCACCGACCGTCCCCTGGCCTCCCTCGGCGGTTATGGAGCGTTCACTAAAGAGCTTGATCAGCGCATCGTCTCGGGGGAGATCGACGCGGCGGTCAACAGCCTCAAAGACATGCCCGTCGACCTCACCCCCGGAACCGAGCTGGCAGCGGTCCTGCCGCGGGGCCCGGTGGAGGACATCCTCCTTTCGAGATACCCGCTCGAGGACCTGCCCAAGGGGGCGGTGGTCGGCTCGTCCAGCGTGCGCCGCCGTTCCATGCTGCTGTGGAAGAGGCCTGACCTTGAGGTCAGGGACCTGCGCGGCAACGTCCCAACAAGGATCAGGAAGTGGAAGGACGGGGAGTACGACGCCATCGTGCTGGCCCGGGCGGGCTTGTCCCGCCTGGGGATCGAAGAGCGGGGCTTTACCCTGGACCCCGAGGTATTCATTCCCGCGGTCGGTCAGGGGGCCATCGCCGTCGTGTGCGCCGCGGGCAGCCAACATCTCCCCATCCTTCGTCGGCTGGACGATGAGAGGACGAGAACGGAGGTGGAGGCCGAGCGTTTTGTCCTGCGGGCTCTCGGCGGCGGCTGCTCGGTGCCCATCGGGGTGTGGGCTTCGAAGCAGGGCAACGCCCTTCGCGTCCGGGGCTCGGTGGTCTCCGAGGCCCCGCCGGAAAGGGCGTTCGTCGACCGGACGATTCCGCTGGATAACCTGAAGGAAGGTCTGACAGCGATAGCCGAGATCCTGGGTCCAGTGGTCGGGGGGTGCGATGTTGGCCGGTGA
- a CDS encoding cobyrinate a,c-diamide synthase, with amino-acid sequence MLRPRVLIAGERSGTGKSTITVGILAALRARGLEVQPFKTGPDFLDPMHHNEVGDRISRNLDTWMFSGWVPTAFQAASDGADISVIEGAMGLYDGLDGRSEEGSSAHLAKRLGCPVILVLDAASTARSVGAVAKGFKTFDPAVDLRGVIFNRVGGTRHLGMLEDAIQGLGLVSLGGIPKNKDIQLESRHLGLVPAKETDNSCRYDGIREMVEAHLDLDQLWRIASEAPGWIEEKRPCLERMGDFRLAVARDEAFNFYYEDNLDIMRSLGASVVEFSPLHGDLPDADGYYFGGGYPELHLDGLASNATAIGSLARRVEEGAPVYAECGGLMYLCRTVRGLDGAEREMAGVFDAKVEMTSKLQALGYVEARCVDDCVLSPAGGVTRGHVFHYSRVASHGERSFCYELSRSKGIDGPKDGLVKGNALASYLHLHFGSNLEFARGLARSCLREG; translated from the coding sequence ATGTTACGCCCAAGGGTCCTGATCGCCGGGGAGAGGAGCGGAACGGGAAAGTCGACCATCACCGTGGGCATCCTCGCCGCCCTGAGGGCGCGGGGGCTGGAGGTACAGCCATTCAAGACTGGGCCGGACTTCCTGGACCCCATGCACCATAACGAGGTCGGGGACCGCATCTCGAGGAACCTCGACACCTGGATGTTTTCGGGTTGGGTCCCCACGGCATTCCAGGCGGCGTCCGACGGCGCCGACATCAGCGTGATCGAGGGGGCGATGGGGCTGTACGACGGCCTGGACGGCCGTTCGGAGGAGGGCAGCTCCGCTCACCTGGCCAAAAGGCTCGGCTGCCCGGTCATCCTGGTCCTCGATGCTGCCTCCACCGCCCGGAGCGTCGGAGCGGTGGCCAAGGGATTCAAGACCTTCGATCCGGCGGTCGACCTTAGGGGGGTCATCTTCAACCGGGTCGGCGGGACGAGGCACCTCGGCATGCTTGAGGACGCCATCCAAGGCCTGGGGTTGGTGAGCCTGGGCGGGATACCGAAGAACAAGGACATCCAGCTGGAGAGCAGACATCTGGGACTGGTACCGGCGAAGGAGACGGACAACAGCTGCAGGTATGACGGCATAAGGGAGATGGTCGAGGCTCACTTGGACCTGGACCAGTTGTGGCGCATCGCCTCGGAGGCCCCCGGCTGGATCGAAGAAAAGAGACCGTGCCTTGAACGCATGGGCGATTTCCGCCTTGCGGTGGCCAGGGACGAAGCTTTCAACTTTTACTACGAGGACAACCTGGACATCATGCGATCGTTGGGAGCCAGCGTGGTCGAGTTCTCCCCGCTGCACGGGGACCTGCCCGACGCCGACGGCTATTACTTCGGAGGAGGTTACCCCGAGTTACATCTTGACGGGCTCGCTTCCAATGCTACGGCCATCGGATCGCTAGCAAGGAGGGTCGAGGAGGGCGCCCCGGTCTACGCAGAGTGCGGCGGCCTGATGTACCTCTGCCGAACGGTCCGGGGGTTGGACGGCGCAGAGAGGGAGATGGCAGGGGTGTTCGATGCCAAGGTGGAGATGACCTCCAAGCTCCAGGCCTTGGGATATGTCGAGGCAAGATGCGTCGACGATTGCGTCCTCTCCCCCGCCGGCGGGGTCACGAGAGGCCATGTGTTCCATTATTCCCGCGTCGCCAGCCATGGGGAGCGAAGCTTCTGCTACGAGCTTTCGAGGAGCAAGGGCATTGACGGGCCGAAGGACGGCCTGGTGAAAGGGAACGCCCTGGCCTCGTACCTCCACCTACATTTCGGGAGCAATCTTGAGTTCGCCAGGGGGTTGGCCCGCTCCTGTCTGAGGGAAGGCTGA
- the cobA gene encoding uroporphyrinogen-III C-methyltransferase, with protein MLAGEVYLVGAGPGDLGLITVRGMDLVRSADVIVYDQLANPDLLSQARPGAKLIDVGKQGGHHKVKQEGINRIIVEEAQQGRRVIRLKGGDPFMFGRGGEEAEELRKAGVAVHVVPGVTSAIAAPAMAGIPVTHRDHAPLVTFVTGHERDDRPDERINWAALARTGGTIVILMGMANLDQNMARLVAEGMDPSTPVAVVHRGSTPSQKVVLSNLESIAEECRRQDIGAPAVVVVGGVANLGEVLGDLR; from the coding sequence ATGTTGGCCGGTGAGGTGTACCTCGTGGGCGCGGGGCCGGGAGACCTCGGGCTGATCACCGTCCGGGGCATGGATCTGGTGAGGTCGGCGGACGTGATCGTCTACGATCAGCTGGCCAACCCTGACCTGCTGTCTCAGGCGCGGCCCGGAGCCAAGCTCATCGATGTCGGGAAGCAGGGCGGCCACCACAAGGTGAAGCAGGAAGGTATCAACCGCATCATCGTCGAGGAGGCCCAGCAGGGCCGCAGGGTCATCCGTCTGAAGGGCGGAGACCCATTCATGTTCGGGCGGGGAGGGGAGGAAGCCGAGGAGCTCCGGAAGGCCGGTGTCGCCGTGCACGTGGTCCCTGGAGTCACCTCAGCCATCGCCGCCCCGGCCATGGCCGGGATCCCGGTCACCCATCGCGATCATGCGCCTCTCGTCACCTTCGTCACCGGCCACGAGCGCGATGACCGGCCGGATGAGAGAATCAACTGGGCCGCGCTGGCGCGGACGGGAGGGACCATCGTGATCCTCATGGGCATGGCTAACCTGGACCAGAACATGGCCCGGCTGGTCGCCGAGGGCATGGACCCCTCGACTCCGGTGGCGGTGGTACACCGGGGATCCACCCCGTCCCAGAAGGTGGTGCTTTCCAACCTTGAAAGCATCGCCGAAGAGTGCCGCCGCCAGGACATCGGCGCCCCGGCGGTGGTCGTGGTCGGCGGAGTCGCCAATCTCGGTGAGGTCCTGGGTGATCTCCGATGA
- the cfbA gene encoding sirohydrochlorin nickelochelatase, producing MKNGVLVVGHGSKLQFNKDLVVNAATKLAKLDDFGPVTAAFMQLNQPDIKTGIKTLVDQGVDMIYVQPCFLASGIHLTEDIPGEIGLKKGERETKMVVDGKNITLRYCDPIGNDDRIAQILADRVRSRMKQA from the coding sequence ATGAAGAACGGAGTATTAGTCGTAGGACACGGAAGCAAGCTGCAGTTCAACAAGGACCTGGTTGTCAACGCGGCGACCAAGTTGGCCAAACTGGACGATTTCGGTCCGGTGACCGCGGCGTTCATGCAGCTCAATCAGCCGGACATCAAGACCGGGATCAAGACCCTGGTCGACCAGGGCGTGGACATGATCTACGTCCAGCCATGCTTCCTGGCATCGGGCATCCACCTCACCGAGGATATCCCGGGAGAGATCGGCCTGAAGAAGGGAGAGCGGGAGACCAAGATGGTAGTGGACGGTAAGAACATCACCCTCCGCTACTGCGATCCCATCGGTAACGATGACCGCATCGCCCAGATCCTGGCCGACAGGGTCAGGTCCCGGATGAAGCAGGCATAG
- the cfbE gene encoding coenzyme F430 synthase — MNRRVLVLDLTHGGEVLAREFASMGDSVTAVDVYHTASAEKKETLAAEGVRVLEVAPPESFDLGVVPIHCPDRFIGQAMLDRRITAHQAVGELASFDLPVVEFTGVRGKTSACHVLAHVLGRSGKSVLLHTSRGRHLFADGEWRTLMDKVSIAPPSVLSISKDHPPCDVGVFEVSLGGTGLADVSVITGLDDDYPIAAGTRRAFDGKVQMARTAKVLVCPEKERALWEPHVPKGTPLITFGLGGDLEIALPQKLALGKGAPLTVHWKGEMYDVRLPGTFLAPSYTTALTAGLAAAGALGSDMERAVSSLATFKGVPGRGDVAREGGKYLIRERNPGVSAGSIDWNIGVLERNYGQMDIGIALDPVNLKVCEKLDIDDVHRVLSCHPAVKGQYIINMPGLGREASGYLRIDGPMDVRGKHDVLVHCIKEGYL, encoded by the coding sequence ATGAACCGAAGGGTCCTGGTGCTGGACCTCACCCACGGCGGTGAGGTACTGGCACGGGAGTTCGCATCCATGGGCGATAGTGTAACTGCCGTGGATGTCTATCATACCGCATCGGCGGAAAAGAAAGAGACCTTGGCCGCCGAGGGAGTGCGCGTCCTGGAAGTGGCACCTCCGGAGAGCTTCGACCTAGGGGTCGTGCCGATCCACTGTCCCGACCGTTTCATCGGCCAGGCGATGCTGGACCGGCGCATCACCGCCCACCAGGCGGTCGGAGAACTTGCGTCCTTCGATCTTCCGGTGGTCGAGTTCACCGGAGTCAGGGGTAAGACCTCCGCCTGCCATGTCCTAGCCCACGTCCTGGGGCGGTCTGGGAAAAGTGTGCTCCTGCACACCAGTAGAGGGCGGCATCTGTTCGCCGATGGTGAGTGGAGGACATTGATGGATAAGGTGAGCATTGCCCCGCCCTCGGTCCTCTCCATCTCCAAGGACCATCCGCCGTGCGACGTCGGTGTGTTCGAGGTAAGCCTGGGCGGCACCGGTCTGGCCGACGTATCGGTCATCACTGGCCTGGACGATGATTATCCCATCGCCGCCGGGACGCGAAGGGCCTTCGACGGCAAGGTCCAGATGGCCCGTACCGCCAAGGTGCTGGTCTGCCCGGAGAAGGAGAGAGCCCTATGGGAACCGCACGTTCCCAAGGGTACCCCCTTGATCACCTTTGGCTTGGGAGGAGACCTCGAGATTGCGCTCCCCCAGAAGCTGGCATTGGGCAAGGGTGCCCCGCTGACGGTGCACTGGAAGGGCGAAATGTACGATGTGCGCCTGCCCGGCACCTTCCTCGCCCCCAGCTATACCACCGCTCTCACCGCCGGTCTGGCCGCGGCCGGCGCACTGGGCTCGGACATGGAACGGGCGGTGAGCTCGCTGGCAACATTCAAGGGCGTCCCCGGCCGGGGGGATGTCGCCCGGGAGGGCGGCAAATACCTGATCCGGGAGCGCAACCCCGGCGTCAGCGCGGGCTCGATCGACTGGAACATCGGCGTGCTCGAACGTAACTATGGCCAAATGGACATCGGGATCGCCCTGGACCCGGTGAACCTGAAGGTATGCGAGAAGCTTGACATCGATGACGTGCACAGGGTGCTGTCCTGCCACCCCGCGGTGAAGGGGCAGTACATCATAAACATGCCAGGCCTGGGCCGGGAGGCCTCGGGGTATCTGCGCATCGACGGACCTATGGACGTCCGGGGAAAGCACGATGTCCTGGTGCACTGCATCAAGGAGGGGTACCTGTGA
- the hemA gene encoding glutamyl-tRNA reductase, translating to MDSILSAHITHKQARMADIEKLGELDPSRLMRAAISLPGVNECIALRTCNRVEIYLATEDINASRKGLEDLVNGLVPFDIDQNLVQYLSGRDSVKHILRVASGLESMIIGEDQIQSQVKEAYERAEREGTVGPMLSIVFRKAISVGKKVRTETRLNKGCVSIGTAAVELAEEKLGTLKGKNILVVGAGEMATLVAKHLVGKEPMTVFVSNRTYSRAVELAWVLNGKAVRFDNFVEFISQADVVLVATSATHMVLTRSHMEKAMASRTLESEIIVIDVSFPRNVEAEVAELPGVEYFDIDGLRGKAEENLLKRRAEIRSAEKIITSELESVGAHIKEMRANELLGRLYGKYAEMKEREVRKALNRLSSGKEPADAVLQDLADVMTKKFLADPTKVLKEAFREGDEEIIEIIEGIFRLDGVINVSSK from the coding sequence ATGGACTCCATACTGAGCGCGCACATCACCCACAAGCAGGCCCGCATGGCCGACATCGAGAAGCTGGGAGAATTGGACCCGTCCAGGTTGATGAGGGCGGCCATTTCGTTGCCTGGAGTCAACGAATGCATCGCCTTGCGGACCTGTAATCGGGTGGAGATCTACCTTGCCACCGAAGACATCAACGCCTCCAGGAAGGGTCTGGAGGACCTCGTTAATGGCCTGGTGCCGTTCGACATCGACCAGAACCTGGTGCAGTACCTCTCGGGCAGGGACTCGGTGAAGCACATCCTGCGGGTCGCCAGCGGGCTGGAGTCGATGATCATCGGGGAGGACCAGATCCAGTCCCAGGTCAAGGAGGCGTACGAGCGCGCCGAGCGCGAGGGTACCGTCGGTCCGATGCTTTCCATCGTCTTCCGCAAGGCCATCTCCGTGGGCAAGAAGGTCCGGACCGAGACCCGGCTCAACAAGGGCTGTGTCTCCATCGGCACCGCCGCGGTCGAGCTGGCCGAGGAGAAGCTGGGCACTCTGAAAGGGAAGAACATTCTGGTGGTCGGCGCCGGAGAGATGGCCACCCTCGTCGCCAAGCACCTGGTGGGCAAGGAGCCGATGACGGTGTTCGTATCCAACCGCACCTACTCCCGGGCGGTCGAGCTGGCATGGGTCCTCAACGGGAAGGCGGTGCGGTTCGACAATTTCGTGGAGTTCATATCCCAGGCTGACGTCGTTCTCGTGGCCACATCGGCGACGCACATGGTGCTGACCAGGAGCCACATGGAGAAGGCGATGGCTTCCCGGACGCTGGAAAGCGAGATAATTGTCATCGACGTCAGCTTCCCCCGCAACGTGGAAGCGGAGGTCGCCGAGTTGCCCGGCGTGGAATATTTCGATATCGACGGCCTGCGCGGCAAGGCGGAGGAGAACCTCCTGAAGCGTCGCGCCGAGATCCGCAGCGCGGAGAAGATAATCACATCGGAGCTGGAGTCCGTCGGGGCGCATATCAAGGAGATGAGGGCCAACGAGCTCCTGGGGCGCCTGTATGGCAAGTATGCCGAGATGAAGGAACGGGAGGTCCGCAAGGCCTTGAACCGCTTATCGTCGGGCAAGGAACCGGCCGACGCGGTCCTTCAGGACCTCGCCGATGTGATGACCAAGAAGTTCCTGGCTGACCCCACCAAGGTGCTGAAGGAAGCCTTCCGGGAGGGGGATGAGGAGATAATCGAGATAATCGAGGGCATTTTCAGATTGGACGGTGTAATTAATGTTTCCAGCAAGTAG
- a CDS encoding NAD(P)-dependent oxidoreductase yields the protein MQPLWVDLSSRKVVVFGGGEVGRRKANYLASEAEVIVVAREFVDGFHPSIVLRSGTVEDNLTNMVGWADLVIAATNDKGTNDVIAAEAALRGRLCNRADGLSTFLIPSVVERENYKVAVSTEGRSPGMSKYLRLELDRLLDRRYDLMVVLQQELREAAKERVPSQLERERRLWKVLEDKEVWKALENDPGKARERAMSIVVS from the coding sequence ATGCAACCGCTATGGGTCGATCTGAGTAGCCGTAAGGTTGTCGTCTTCGGCGGGGGAGAGGTGGGCCGGAGGAAGGCCAACTATCTCGCCTCGGAGGCCGAGGTAATCGTCGTGGCACGTGAGTTTGTCGATGGCTTCCATCCTTCCATCGTCCTCCGTTCCGGCACCGTGGAGGATAATCTTACCAACATGGTCGGCTGGGCCGACCTGGTGATCGCCGCAACGAACGACAAGGGGACGAACGATGTCATCGCCGCGGAGGCCGCCTTGCGGGGCAGGCTCTGCAATCGGGCCGACGGTCTGTCCACCTTCCTGATACCGTCAGTGGTGGAGCGTGAGAACTACAAGGTTGCCGTATCCACCGAGGGACGGAGTCCGGGGATGTCCAAGTACCTCCGTCTGGAGCTGGATAGGCTGCTGGACCGGCGGTACGACCTCATGGTGGTCCTGCAGCAGGAGCTGAGGGAAGCGGCCAAGGAGAGAGTGCCCTCGCAGCTCGAGCGGGAGCGGCGGCTGTGGAAGGTGCTTGAGGACAAGGAGGTCTGGAAGGCCCTGGAGAACGATCCGGGGAAGGCCCGGGAGAGGGCAATGAGCATCGTGGTGAGCTGA
- the hemB gene encoding porphobilinogen synthase — MRPALRDLVRENELSVKDLVYPMFVNETLSAPKGIASMPGISAFPLGDIGREAKAASDAGIPAVLLFGIPRIKDARGSGAWAEDGITQRAIREIKTSSDVLVIADLCLCEYTDHGHCGVVHGDVVDNDSTLELYGLTAISQAEAGADVIAPSGMMDGQVKVIRESLDEAGFEDVPVMSYAAKYASAFYGPFRDAAESAPRSGDRRTHQMDPANSREAIREMRQDVEEGADILMVKPALPYLDIVREARSTFDLPIAAYNVSGEYSMIKAAAANGWLDHNRAMMEALLSIKRAGADMIITYFAREAAALLEGKP, encoded by the coding sequence ATGAGGCCTGCCCTTAGGGACCTTGTCAGGGAGAACGAGCTGTCGGTCAAGGACCTCGTGTATCCGATGTTCGTCAACGAAACCCTCAGCGCCCCCAAGGGGATCGCCTCCATGCCTGGCATCAGCGCTTTCCCGCTTGGCGACATCGGCAGGGAGGCGAAGGCGGCGAGCGACGCGGGCATCCCTGCAGTCCTGCTGTTCGGTATACCACGCATCAAGGACGCCCGGGGGAGCGGTGCATGGGCTGAGGATGGTATCACACAGAGGGCCATCCGCGAGATCAAGACGTCGTCCGACGTCCTGGTCATCGCCGACCTGTGCCTGTGCGAGTACACCGATCACGGCCACTGCGGCGTGGTGCACGGCGATGTGGTGGACAACGACTCGACCCTTGAGCTGTACGGCCTCACCGCCATAAGCCAGGCCGAGGCCGGGGCGGACGTCATCGCGCCCTCGGGCATGATGGATGGTCAGGTGAAGGTGATCCGAGAATCGCTAGATGAGGCTGGCTTCGAGGACGTGCCCGTCATGTCATACGCCGCCAAGTACGCCTCGGCGTTCTACGGCCCGTTCCGTGATGCGGCGGAGAGCGCCCCCCGGTCAGGGGATCGGAGAACGCACCAGATGGACCCTGCTAACTCCAGGGAGGCCATCAGGGAGATGCGCCAGGACGTGGAGGAGGGCGCCGACATCCTCATGGTCAAGCCCGCGCTCCCGTATCTGGACATTGTCCGCGAGGCCCGCTCTACCTTCGATCTGCCCATCGCCGCTTATAACGTGAGCGGGGAGTACTCAATGATAAAGGCGGCTGCAGCCAACGGCTGGTTGGACCACAACCGGGCGATGATGGAGGCGCTCCTTTCGATCAAGCGGGCAGGGGCGGACATGATCATCACCTACTTCGCCAGGGAGGCCGCCGCGCTGCTGGAGGGTAAGCCATGA
- the hemL gene encoding glutamate-1-semialdehyde 2,1-aminomutase, which yields MSERSRQMYERARYLMPGGVSSPVRAFRPYPRYIASAKGSHITDVDGREYIDHCMAFGPLILGHAHPVVVAALKEQAERGTLYGAPIEAEIEFAETITKNFPSMEMLRIVSSGTEATMHALRLARGYTGRKKVLKFEGCFHGAHDAVLVKAGSGATTHSAPNSLGVLEEVASNTLLAPYNDLASAQRVLKANRGEVAAIIVEPVMGNVGPVLPHEGYLQGLRELATEHGSLLIFDEVITGFRLSMGGAQRLYGVTPDMTTLGKIAGGGMPIGAFGASEEIMSMVSPVGKVYQAGTFSGNPMSLAAGLATIRELERQGHEALDRKGAALRDGLRDALSDSKVPHQVAGIGSMFQLFLSPEPVKNYQDALRADTALFDRMFLRLLENGVYLAPSQFETNFLSTAHSDEDVRRVVDAIAEALTEVSS from the coding sequence ATGAGCGAGCGGTCCAGGCAAATGTATGAGAGAGCGAGATACCTGATGCCCGGAGGGGTCTCCTCCCCGGTGCGCGCGTTCCGGCCTTATCCCCGCTATATCGCCTCGGCGAAGGGCTCCCACATCACCGACGTCGACGGCAGGGAGTACATAGATCACTGCATGGCCTTCGGCCCCCTGATCCTCGGTCATGCCCACCCGGTGGTCGTTGCGGCCTTGAAGGAACAGGCCGAGAGAGGGACTCTCTACGGCGCACCGATCGAGGCCGAGATTGAGTTCGCCGAAACGATCACCAAGAACTTCCCATCCATGGAGATGCTGCGCATCGTGAGCAGCGGGACCGAGGCGACCATGCACGCCCTTCGGCTGGCCAGGGGATACACCGGGCGGAAGAAGGTCCTCAAGTTCGAGGGATGCTTCCACGGTGCCCACGACGCCGTCCTGGTGAAGGCCGGCTCCGGCGCCACGACCCACAGCGCCCCCAATTCCCTCGGGGTGCTGGAGGAGGTGGCCTCGAACACCCTGCTGGCGCCTTACAATGATCTGGCTTCGGCCCAGCGGGTGCTTAAGGCCAACCGGGGGGAGGTAGCGGCGATCATCGTCGAGCCGGTCATGGGCAACGTCGGTCCGGTGCTGCCCCACGAGGGGTACCTCCAGGGCCTCCGGGAGCTGGCCACCGAGCACGGCTCGCTGCTCATATTCGACGAGGTCATCACCGGCTTCCGGCTGAGCATGGGCGGGGCCCAACGCCTATATGGCGTCACCCCGGACATGACCACCCTGGGCAAGATCGCCGGGGGAGGGATGCCCATCGGGGCGTTCGGGGCATCGGAGGAGATCATGAGCATGGTGTCGCCGGTGGGGAAAGTCTACCAGGCCGGCACATTCTCCGGCAACCCCATGTCCCTGGCCGCCGGGCTGGCGACCATCAGGGAGCTGGAGCGCCAGGGCCATGAGGCCCTCGACCGAAAGGGGGCCGCCCTTCGCGATGGGCTGAGGGATGCGCTCTCCGACAGCAAGGTCCCCCACCAGGTGGCGGGAATAGGTTCGATGTTCCAGCTGTTCCTCTCACCCGAGCCGGTGAAGAATTACCAGGATGCCCTGCGCGCCGACACCGCGCTGTTCGACCGTATGTTCCTCCGGCTGCTGGAAAACGGCGTCTACCTGGCGCCATCGCAGTTCGAGACGAACTTCCTGTCCACGGCGCACAGCGACGAGGACGTGCGGCGGGTGGTCGATGCCATCGCCGAGGCCCTCACGGAGGTCTCCTCATGA